Genomic DNA from Vanessa atalanta chromosome 17, ilVanAtal1.2, whole genome shotgun sequence:
AAAGatgcattaaataaaacaaaatgtacgaTAGATAACGTATACTCCCAAGCTAAGCTAGCTGTTATTGTCTTAACAtactctaaaaataatttctaacctTCATTTTTACATCCttgaaaagtattaaaatttaaaacaacactGATTCACAGCGGATGTacctaaaatatacaaaatatcgtaaaaatattGCCTTCTCCGCTCAATAAATTTTAGCTTTGTCTTAGCATATCTGGTTAGGTATCATCCACATATCATAAATTCTACCTAAAAACAGCAATAGGTACTTGTCTAGTATGGTTGTGTTTTAGTTtgtaggatgagtgagccaatgtaggTAGATACGGACATCAGGAACAtctagttctcaaggttgaaaTACCAATGTCTATCAGTGGCGTTTTCGTGATAACTATTATTGCGCGTCCAAAAATTACCTGATCCATTATACCTGTAGTCAGGACTGTATTTAGAGTCCTGAAGGCCTATGGGAAATAGAGGTTCCTTAATTGTtgctcaaataaattaaataatttcaacagtcaattgtttgaataattttattaaaacaaaataaattcttttaacTCCTTAAAAATCTTATAACTAAAGCATGTAGACTAGCCCATGCCGCGCCTGTACCCGCACGAAATTAATAAACCTTTATATACAAAACCCATTTTAACCAATACATTGTTGGATTCTTTATAAATCTATCACGCCCTTTCCACATCTTTAAGGGATTAATTTCTTGATAAAACTAACCTATGTCCATCCCCGTGACTCTTACTACTAATATTAGTAGcaatatacatagtatattgTATTGTCAGAATCGGAATGGATATTTTAGAAGTTTTTATTTCTCTCTCTTCTGGTTGCGCCGGGCCTGCAGACCCCTATGCTCTCCCCTAAATTTGTCTATACTATTAATACTAACatcaacataatattttagtcgaTGTATGTTgtgtactaaataaaaaataaatctttaaattttggAATACAACCAAATCTCTTTAAGTTGATAATGgttgtattcattattatttaatttattcatgtaCCTTTTTGTCTTGTATTTTgcacaaactaaaaaaaagtataaacagaaatacCTATCTCTTACATGACATACTATTATCTTTTAGAAACCTTACagtagttataaattatttacataacatgcAGGGACAGTTCAGTGGCGGACTAACAGCGGAAGGGGCAGCTAGGCCCGGGCCTCCAGTCTCGGGGGGTCCTCAAATACATCCCCGTTCTCCTGATCAAATCCTaaacaagattttaaaaatCTGCTTAGTACCTACATAATTTCATTAAGACCAAAACACTACACTTTAGAGTCATCTAAACTGTTtacacataaacataaatattatatataataaataaacattaatacacACAAATGAAACGAAAGGCAATAACAacaactatgttatatatattttttctagttGCTTTCGCGACCCCGTCTTTTCTTTTCTGTTATCGGTTGCCATAGGCAACAATCCCTTTTGCATAATTGTTAATGAGTAACGTTCGGAAAAGACTGGGTCGGCTATTCAATTCtaaggcttggcttggcttggcttggcctgGCTTGGATTGGCTCGGCTCGGTTTAGCATATAGCGTTACACAAATGTAAactgatttgtttttaaagcttctaaaacaacattttttttaaacctcaTTCAACTTTGCCGCCCCGGGCCTCGGACGGGCATAGTCCGCTACTGGGACagttacatgaaaaaaatatatttatctataatttctATTATACAGTTTGTTTGTGTTGTTGCAAACGCAACTTTTTGCAACTTGTTGAACCTTCTATGATGAACTTGTCTAGGCTCTCTTATTCTTGCCTGGACAgtggaaatattttgttaaaatttatatctattgtATTGTTATGCTATTGCAATAAATACGATACTAAGTATAATATGAAAACCATatacaatgttaaataaaaacacgaaaattgatacaaaacacctagatattttattattcatagagataaattattaaatcaattttacaaCTAACGTTAAGTTACACGTCAAGTTATTTAAGCAAGAATGTCTATGTTCTTATTACCAAAAACCTAACtccttaaaaagttttttttttttaactatattatcaataacatataaaaaaaacaaaactattctcTAATCTTCAACATGCTTATAAATCacatcaaaatataacaatattttaataaaaaatacattttttattttttgacccTCTTGTATCGATTGACGTCTTCTTCAGAATTACCTGTAAAAGATCCAAATGCTTCATCTATTTGACGTTCGGCTTTATCGATACGGTTATCTGACATTGAGCTATTTTCATGAAATAGAGGACCTGTTGTACGGCTACTTCGAGATAAATTTAGTGTATTGTTAACAGAATTAATGATACCGTTGGAACTTAAAGATcgcttatttctttttttcttattattcataacattttgatttttgcCTCCAACGTTTTTTTTCACGAAGTCAGATTGACCGAAGAAAGATTCTTTTTGATTTAACTCACTTCTTTCATCATTGCCAGACTCCTCAGTTTCAAAATCAGtaataaaagacaaattatCGTTTGTCATATATGGGAGATCTCGTTTCTTCACTTTGTGATGTaattcttttcttttaattcttaCTAAAGGTTCTAAGCTTGATTCTATATCTCCATATGCATTTGCATTTGGAAATGAATCTTCTAGTTTTTCAACAGATGCAGATATATCAGAAGGATCACTTTGGGAAACTTCTCTTTGTTCAGCATTAAATTCTTCACTTTTAGGTTCTAACCAATCTTCATCTTCAGAGCTTTCCTTATCTATTGGAGAATCATTGGAGTTTTTAGTATCTAAAACTAAAGAATCATCgaaaggaatatttttattggttatgTCTTCTCGATTAATTTCTCTTTTATTAtcacttttaatagtttctTTGGTATTACAGTTTATATTTCCTTCTTCTTTAAGGGCTGAATCTGTATTTTCCAATAGATCTTCTGTTGTACTAGTTTCGCCTTTTTCTTCAGATTTACTTCCTAATTTTCCTGTTTCGCTTTCAGTATCTgaaatttttgtattcaatCCTTCACTATTATCAACGTGTTTGTTGGTCTCAGTAGTTAAAGAATTTGACGACAACGAAGAAACAGAGTAACTTCCTTCTATTTTACTTGTATCTGATTGATCTAAATAGTTGTTATCTTCTATTGCACCagctttttttgtaatttctctTTTATCcataatttttcttaaaagtgCTTTTTTATCTTCCGGAAgagaattcattaaattttctaGATCTTGATcagaaagtttttttatattttttagtatagtaTTTTCATTTGCTACATTTAAatcattgttttcatttttaatactttttaagtcAGTTACTGGTTTTTCTTCAAAACTTTGAACTTGTCGTCGATTTCTgtcagaatatataaaatagtcatAATTTTTCGCATCCTTTTTTTCTATGGGCCTTTTGTCACCATATTGTTTTTTCATATTAGATTGATCATTATCGTCTGCTTTATAACCATTGTTATCTTTTTGAAACTGCTCGTTGActtttttaaacaacaattcTCCCGAATAGTCAGAACCCAAATGTGTCGACCTTTCATCGACATTTCTACATTCTACACGATTATTTTGCTCATCAGTGTGACTGGGTTGGGAATTTTCTGTTTCTGCCACATCCTTGGGACCAAACATATAGTTAGGATGTTCTTTTATAATGGAAAAATTGTCCGCTTCCCCACGATAACTTGAGTCTTggggattatttttatttccttcttTTCTGATACTTGATTCGGTTTCTGAAAACTAAAAGTTTACTACATAGCACGAACTCAAAAAACTTCACAAAAGTACAAAACCTTtagataataatgtaaatataataaatatgtacttaattcGCTTAACCAAATGAGATTCGAATCTGTTTCTTTTGgtacactattt
This window encodes:
- the LOC125070454 gene encoding EH domain-containing and endocytosis protein 1-like isoform X1, which encodes MQFFIHCILFICVYVTLTNGRPSHFQEENDSEIGVEYEGDESADDEYVPEEGEAAADEESRNQELAQDADINKEDSERFSETESSIRKEGNKNNPQDSSYRGEADNFSIIKEHPNYMFGPKDVAETENSQPSHTDEQNNRVECRNVDERSTHLGSDYSGELLFKKVNEQFQKDNNGYKADDNDQSNMKKQYGDKRPIEKKDAKNYDYFIYSDRNRRQVQSFEEKPVTDLKSIKNENNDLNVANENTILKNIKKLSDQDLENLMNSLPEDKKALLRKIMDKREITKKAGAIEDNNYLDQSDTSKIEGSYSVSSLSSNSLTTETNKHVDNSEGLNTKISDTESETGKLGSKSEEKGETSTTEDLLENTDSALKEEGNINCNTKETIKSDNKREINREDITNKNIPFDDSLVLDTKNSNDSPIDKESSEDEDWLEPKSEEFNAEQREVSQSDPSDISASVEKLEDSFPNANAYGDIESSLEPLVRIKRKELHHKVKKRDLPYMTNDNLSFITDFETEESGNDERSELNQKESFFGQSDFVKKNVGGKNQNVMNNKKKRNKRSLSSNGIINSVNNTLNLSRSSRTTGPLFHENSSMSDNRIDKAERQIDEAFGSFTGNSEEDVNRYKRVKK
- the LOC125070454 gene encoding uncharacterized protein LOC125070454 isoform X2 yields the protein MEDHRIFKKKTTGVEYEGDESADDEYVPEEGEAAADEESRNQELAQDADINKEDSERFSETESSIRKEGNKNNPQDSSYRGEADNFSIIKEHPNYMFGPKDVAETENSQPSHTDEQNNRVECRNVDERSTHLGSDYSGELLFKKVNEQFQKDNNGYKADDNDQSNMKKQYGDKRPIEKKDAKNYDYFIYSDRNRRQVQSFEEKPVTDLKSIKNENNDLNVANENTILKNIKKLSDQDLENLMNSLPEDKKALLRKIMDKREITKKAGAIEDNNYLDQSDTSKIEGSYSVSSLSSNSLTTETNKHVDNSEGLNTKISDTESETGKLGSKSEEKGETSTTEDLLENTDSALKEEGNINCNTKETIKSDNKREINREDITNKNIPFDDSLVLDTKNSNDSPIDKESSEDEDWLEPKSEEFNAEQREVSQSDPSDISASVEKLEDSFPNANAYGDIESSLEPLVRIKRKELHHKVKKRDLPYMTNDNLSFITDFETEESGNDERSELNQKESFFGQSDFVKKNVGGKNQNVMNNKKKRNKRSLSSNGIINSVNNTLNLSRSSRTTGPLFHENSSMSDNRIDKAERQIDEAFGSFTGNSEEDVNRYKRVKK